Below is a window of Leifsonia sp. NPDC080035 DNA.
CGACCGCTACCTCACCTACGGAGAGGACGTCGGGGCCGGGGTGAGCGACTGGCTCGCGGGCGCGCATCCGGCCGCGGTCGGCATCGTCGCGACGCACGCGTCGTTCTCGGCCCGCAGCCGCGAGGGCGTCGAGCTGACGGACGAGGAGCGCGCGTTCCTCGCGTCGGTCGCGGTGCCCGCCGAGTCCGGCTACGCGCACCAGCAGGGCACCCGTCCGGACACGCTGGCCGCCGCCCTCGTCGACTCCCCCAGCGGCCTGCTCGCCTGGATCGCCGAGAAGGTACGGGCGTGGAGCGACGGGCACGCCCTTGTCGACGACGACCCGGAGGGCCTGCTGATGAACGTGGCGCTCTACTGGGTCACCCGGTCGATCGGGACGAGCTTCCGGCCGTACACGGAGTCCCCGCCGGGCGACGAGCTGCACCCCGTGATCGAGGTGCCTGCGAGCATCCTCGTCCAGCGGCACGAGGCGGAGTACCCGCGGAGCCTCGCCGAGAAGAGCTACACGGACATCCGCAGCTTCGAGCGGCTGTCGAAAGGCGGGCACTTCACCGCGTGGGAGGCGCCGGGGCCGGTGGCGGCCGCGATCACGGCACTCGCCGCCGAGGTCGAGTGAGGATGTTCCGCCGCCGGGGTTGACAACCCGTTCCGCCCGATTACTGTGTGCACTAAGCAACCGGACGGCAGGCCGGACCGTATGGGGACGGGCGGCAGTACTGCGATTCCCGGTGGGCGGCGATCGGCATCTCGGGTGTGCCGGTCGCCGCCGCGCTTCCCTTCCCGGCCCTCGTGCTCAGTCGTAGCCGAGGATGACCACGTCCTCGATCCGCAGCCTGTCGGTGTCGGGCTCGTCTTCGATGGCAACGCTGGTCATGCAGAGGATGTTAGGCAGCGCGGCCGCCCCGCGTGTATCGACACGATGGCGATTCCTCTCGACCGAATCGACACCGCGTCCATCCCCAGGTCGTCGCGGCATCCCGGGCGTGTCGTAGACTGTCCGGGTGAATCAGCTCATCTCGTCTCCGCCCTCGGGGCGTCTGGAGGTCGTCGGCGTCGTCATCGCCGGCGTGAGATAGCCCTGCACCTGTTCCGGTGATCCTGCGCGCCCGCTCTCGGGCGCGCCCCCGCTCGCGTCAGCGCGGCGCCGCGCCGTCGGCCAGCCGCGCGCCATCGTGCGGCCGTGCCGTCGTGCCGTCGTGCCGCCGCCGCGTCGCGAGCATCCCATCCACCGGTCTGCGGCGCCGTCGGCGACCCCTGCCGGATACGACAGACAGGACATTCATCCATGCTTCCCCTCACTGAGCAGCAGCTCCGCTCCTCCTTCGTGAACGCCTCGCAGCGCGAACGCAAGGAGCTCACCCTCCCCGACCTGGCCGCCACTCGCTGGGACGACATCGACTTCCTCGGCTGGCGCGACCGCAAGAACCCGAACCTCGGGTACGTGGTGGCGGAGGTCGACGGCGAGCTCGTCGGCGTCCTGCTCCGCAAGGCCGAGGGCGGGGTCCGCAGCCGGCCGCAGTGCTCGTGGTGCGAGGACGTGCACCTCCCGAACGAGGTCGTGTTCTTCATCGCGAAGCGCGCGGGCGCCGCGGGCCGCAACGGCAACACGCTCGGCACGCTCGTGTGCTCCGGGTTCGAGTGCTCGACCAACGTGCGCAAACGCCCCGCCCTCGCCTACGTCGGCTTCGACGTCGAGGCGGCGCGCCTCCAGCGCATCGAGGCCCTGCGCGAGCACGTGACCACGTTCATCCGCCGCGTCTGCGCCGACTGAGCCCCGCTGCCCTCGCCGAGGGGACGCGACACGCCGCATCCGCACCCGCGGAACGGCGGGTCGCGTCCCCTTCTCCCGGCGGCCGCCGCTCCCCCCTTCGGGGGTTGGACGAGGATGTCTCGATTCTGAAAGTCTGAGAAGGCTTTGGGGGACCTGAACCTCCACTGCACGATCACCCACAGCAAAGGATCTTCAATGAGCACG
It encodes the following:
- a CDS encoding epoxide hydrolase family protein; its protein translation is MEPFRIAVPDDVIADLQRRLDATILPEQTPGPDWSAGIPPAVLGSLVERWRAFDWRAAESRLNAYDQAVTTVDGCRIHLVHVRSAHPERLPVVLTHGWPYSFASMLPLLDALGGSRDVVVPSLPGYAFSGALPVPFSAAAVADRWDALMTRELGYDRYLTYGEDVGAGVSDWLAGAHPAAVGIVATHASFSARSREGVELTDEERAFLASVAVPAESGYAHQQGTRPDTLAAALVDSPSGLLAWIAEKVRAWSDGHALVDDDPEGLLMNVALYWVTRSIGTSFRPYTESPPGDELHPVIEVPASILVQRHEAEYPRSLAEKSYTDIRSFERLSKGGHFTAWEAPGPVAAAITALAAEVE
- a CDS encoding FBP domain-containing protein produces the protein MLPLTEQQLRSSFVNASQRERKELTLPDLAATRWDDIDFLGWRDRKNPNLGYVVAEVDGELVGVLLRKAEGGVRSRPQCSWCEDVHLPNEVVFFIAKRAGAAGRNGNTLGTLVCSGFECSTNVRKRPALAYVGFDVEAARLQRIEALREHVTTFIRRVCAD